One genomic region from Colletotrichum lupini chromosome 7, complete sequence encodes:
- a CDS encoding ferric reductase like transmembrane component — protein sequence MVNLFIHSASRKQMSLNHNRVHVNGSASWPKSTDLIGIIGLIPASPTTAEDLWSSRVESSYGSNWCQETVIPSVDQINPLCPQWGTPNDLGKYPESACQLPSASIKPRLSHTIWPSAKDMFLQAVAKFSSGKNTEVLIRLHRYLRPVLTGSGACGQTLMGSATAAFAALGAASVAQLRIAAEPIPVWWLLPRFASWSRLEVPIVSMKEAIEGPEIPPSALGLVNRETVGNASHETRGEPMPRTFCTQRIPPYFFVLRSPRPGNLSFYLLQPHLSTTYQQHHRDLFGDPCIGITRTPRSACFVDANTRNSAVKMRAPPSGLRLLPPTLIAALCLFVASASALAGSGGVCFDTCSNTLRQPQFNDTQSYNGSLPSRSRLIPQCVSQLHIKSLYLCADLHCDLTHRVAGLSNVNHTCQAYMNTSLPPFEIVAGYSDEDIAGLRRLTKAEGSNSSTVLNEVVLPADAYYQIWFDSLESVEYTYGNHYRYGFYVIVFWFIVVAIGLGSRLVSAIGNLQKQEWDSRKSSSILHWSALWLKRYITVPATFGYRCSQNLGWCTIPPRIQSLTIFTFIAANVFFCVHGYWIFSGHMYWPQKYHLVWRYVADRTGIISFANFPIIWLFGMRNNLLMWLTGWDFGTYNNFHRWVARVSTLQAVTHSVGYVVLVFDDGDWNYWMSYWHQMWWIEGWFATVGMCALLFASVFWMRRKQYELFLVLHILLHVSIFLGQFDILFWVPCLIWIGDRILRMSRTLSFNLKFWNTFALATYDANSNIVRINVPYSTSFYEPKAGTYYYLHVLSDKRFWESHPFTMACTTTNMNVRRKSSSEQTPLLVAGEHDIEPISEVGYEPRRGEPSMTFLIRPYDSFTGRLREDAAAQWPRPARLRVLVEGPYGHKQPFNQFDDLLFIVGGSGIVVPLAHLAELTKASSKTRSIKIVWAVRELSFAVDVLRHDFEDAFDCGKLSVDIYVTQHSLASNAPRPEEWPEQVRLLHGRPEVREDVQDAATAADKASLAVIACGPAVVADDARKSVVEMLGRGWSRIEYFQESFNW from the exons ATGGTTAACCTCTTTATTCATTCCGCCAGTAGGAAACAAATGAGT CTAAATCACAATCGCGTGCACGTGAATGGCTCAGCATCATGGCCCAAGTCCACCGACCTGATTGGCATCATCGGACTGATCCCTGCATCCCCCACTACTGCG GAGGACTTATGGTCATCTAGGGTCGAGAGTTCATATGGGAGCAATTGGTGTCAGGAAACAGTGATACCATC TGTTGACCAGATCAATCCGCTGTGCCCGCAGTGGGGAACGCCC AACGACCTCGGGAAATACCCTGAGTCGGCGTGTCAGTTGCCATCCGCCAGCATCAAGCCCAGACTATCACATACAATCTGGCCCAGCGCAAAAGATATGTTCTTACAAGCGGTCGCAAAGTTCTCTTCTGGCAAGAATACGGAGGTCCTCATTCGGCTGCACCGATACCTGCGGCCGGTCCTGACCGGGAGTGGGGCCTGCGGGCAGACGTTGATGGGATCCGCCACAGCTGCATTTGCCGCACTCGGGGCGGCGTCGGTTGCCCAGCTTCGGATCGCTGCCGAGCCAATCCCGGTCTGG TGGCTTCTTCCGCGATTTGCTTCCTGGAGCAGACTTGAGGTCCCCATAG TTAGCATGAAGGAAGCCATTGAAGGTCCGGAAATCCCTCCTTCCGCTCT AGGCCTTGTGAACAGGGAGACCGTTGGCAATGCCTCACACGAAAC CCGCGGCGAGCCGATGCCG CGCACTTTCTGCACTCAGCGAATTCCACCTTACTTTTTTGTCCTGAGGTCTCCCCGCCCGGGCAACCTCAGCTTTTACCTCCTGCAACCTCACCTCTCGACGACATATCAACAGCATCATCGCGACCTTTTCGGGGACCCGTGCATCGGCATAACGCGCACCCCACGGTCGGCTTGCTTTGTCGATGCAAATACCCGCAACTCGGCCGTGAAAATGCGCGCTCCGCCGTCGGGGCTCCGGCTACTCCCGCCCACCCTCATCGCCGCACTGTGCCTCTTCGTCGCCTCCGCCTCGGCCCTCGCAGGCAGCGGCGGCGTCTGCTTCGACACATGTTCCAACACCCTCCGCCAACCGCAGTTTAACGACACACAGTCCTACAATGGGAGCTTGCCCTCAAGGTCGAGGCTGATCCCGCAGTGCGTGAGCCAGCTGCACATCAAGTCGCTCTACCTCTGCGCCGACCTGCACTGCGACTTGACGCACCGTGTCGCTGGCTTGAGCAATGTCAACCACACGTGCCAGGCCTACATGAACACCTCGCTACCGCCCTTTGAGATCGTCGCTGGTTATTCTGATGAGGACATTGCTGGCTTGCGGAGGTTGACCAAGGCGGAAGGGTCCAACTCGTCGACTGTGCTGAATGAGGTGGTGTTGCCTGCGGACGCTTATTATCAGATCTGGTTCGACTCTCTC GAATCCGTCGAGTACACATACGGTAATCACTACAGATATGG GTTCTATGTGATTGTCTTCTGGTTCATCGTTGTCGCCATCGGGCTAGGATCTCGCCTCGTGTCGGCCATCGGAAACCTTCAAAAGCAGGAATGGGATTCACGAAAGTCGTCCAGCATCCTTCACTGGTCCGCCCTCTGGCTCAAGCGATACATCACCGTCCCCGCCACCTTCGGCTACCGCTGCTCTCAGAACCTCGGCTGGTGCACCATTCCGCCACGCATCCAGAGTCTCACCATCTTCACCTTTATTGCCGCGAACGTCTTCTTCTGTGTGCACGGGTACTGGATCTTCTCCGGTCACATGTA TTGGCCGCAGAAATACCATTTGGTCTGGCGCTATGTAGCCGATAGAACCGGCATCATCTCTTTCGCCAACTTCCCCATCATCTGGCTATTTGGCATGAGGAACAACCTTCTCATGTGGCTGACCGGCTGGGACTTTGGGACGTACAACAACTTCCACCGTTGGGTTGCCCGCGTCTCGACGCTCCAAGCTGTCACCCACTCCGTCGGCTACGTTGTTCTGGTCTTTGATG ACGGCGATTGGAATTACTGGATGTCGTATTGGCACCAGATGTGGTGGATTGAAGGATGGTTT GCTACCGTTGGCATGTGCGCCTTGCTCTTTGCCTCCGTCTTTTGGATGCGACGAAAGCAATACGAGCTCTTCCTCGTTCTTCACATTCTACT CCACGTCTCCATCTTCCTTGGGCAGTTTGACATTCTCTTCTGGGTACCTTGCCTCATTTGGATTGGCGATCGTATTCTACGCATGTCGCGGACGCTGTCCTTCAACCTCAAGTTCTGGAATACGTTCGCCCTCGCCACGTATGACGCGAACTCGAACATCGTCCGCATCAATGTCCCATACTCGACTAGCTTCTACGAGCCCAAGGCTGGCACCTACTATTACCTTCATGTCCTCAGCGACAAGCGATTTTGGGAAAGCCACCCATTCACAATGGCCTGCACAACGACAAACATGAACGTTAGAAGAAAGTCATCTAGCGAGCAGACTCCCCTACTCGTAGCGGGAGAGCATGATATAGAACCTATCTCTGAGGTTGGGTACGAGCCGAGGAGAGGCGAGCCATCAATGACGTTCCTTATCCGCCCGTACGACAGCTTTACCGGTCGCCTACGTGAGGATGCAGCAGCGCAGTGGCCCCGCCCTGCACGCCTCCGCGTTCTCGTGGAAGGTCCCTACGGTCACAAGCAGCCCTTCAACCAGTTCGATGACCTCCTTTTCATCGTTGGAGGCAGTGGTATTGTGGTGCCGCTCGCCCACCTCGCAGAGCTCACCAAGGCATCTTCAAAGACTCGGTCGATTAAGATCGTCTGGGCAGTCCGCGAACTGAGCTTCGCGGTGGATGTGCTACGCCATGACTTTGAAGACGCCTTTGATTGTGGGAAGTTGTCGGTCGATATTTATGTTACGCAACACAGTCTCGCATCGAATGCTCCGCGGCCAGAGGAGTGGCCGGAGCAGGTTCGTTTACTTCACGGGCGTCCCGAAGTTCGTGAAGATGTACAGGACGCGGCCACCGCAGCTGACAAGGCCAGTCTTGCCGTCATTGCGTGTGGGCCTGCTGTTGTGGCCGACGATGCTCGAAAGTCAGTTGTTGAAATGCTTGGCCGTGGGTGGTCTAGAATCGAATACTTCCAAGAAAGCTTCAACTGGTAA